The DNA region GTCGCGCGGGCGCAGATGGTGCTGCGCGATGATCTCCTGCGCCTGCGGCGTGTACAGGTAGTCGAGATACGCCTGCGCGATCTTGCGCGTGCCCTTCTTGTCGGCGACCTTGTCGACGACGGCGACGGGCGGCTCCGCGAGGATGCTCGCCGACGGGTACACGGCGTCGAATTCCGCCCCCGACGCGCCCGTGTCCATCAGCGCGACTTCGTTCTCGAACGTGACGAGCACGTCGCCGATGCCGCGCTGCGTGAAGGTCGTCGTCGCGCCACGGCCGCCCGAGTCGAGCACCGGCACGTTGCGGAAGATCGCCTTCTCGAAGTCGAGCGCCTGCTGGTCGGTCGCGCCCTTCTGCTTCTGGTAGCCCCATGCGGCGAGATACGCGTAGCGGCCGTTGCCGGACGTCTTCGGGTTCGCGATGACCACCTGCACGCCCGGCTTCGCGAGATCGCTCCAGTCCCTGATCGCCTTCGGGTTGCCCTTGCGCACGAGGAACACCATCGTCGTCGAGTACGGCGAGCTGCTGTCGGGGAACCGCGCGCGCCAGTCCTTCGGCAGCAACTGGCCGCGCTCGGCGAGCAGGTCGATGTCGTTCGGCTGGTTCATCGTCACGACATCGGCCTGCAGCCCCTGCAGTACCGACAGCGCCTGCGCGCTCGACGCGCCGTGCGACTGCTTGATCGTCACGGTTTCGCCCGTCTTCTGCTTGTACGCGGCGGCGAAGCCCGAGTTGATGTCCTTGTACAGCTCGCGCGTCACGTCGTACGACACGTTCAGGATCGACGTGTCCGCGTGCGCGGCCGTTGCCGCCACGACCAGCGCCGCCGCGGTGCCCGTGTGCAGCCAGCGACCGATCCCCTTGATGCTTGCCATCGTGATATGCCCCGTTTCCAGTGGTGTTGAAGGTGCGTGACGGCACGCGTGCGCGCTGTCATCGAAACGTAAGCGGGCATTCTAGCGGCCGGGCGCTGCGCGCCTTCCAATCTGTCGTGGAAAGCAAATCTCGAATTCTGCTAACCGGCGCATGCACGCTCGCGTGCGCGCCGGCTCCGATGTTAAGATCGCCGCTCAGCCCTTTTCACGGTTCATCCATGTCCGCTGCCCTGCGCTCGTCGTCGATCCTTGCCGCCATCGCGGCAGGTGCGCGCGCGGCCGGGCTGAAACTGAAAAAACGACTCCTCGACTGACGGGGATGTCGCGTCCCGTCAGGCGAATGCCGGACGGGATGCCCGCAGGTCGTTTCTTTTCCTCGCTCGCACGCCTCGCTCCGGCACATCGCCGGCGGAACGGTTCCTTCCCACTCCGTTTCCACCATGAGGCTTTGCATGCACACACGTTTCGAAGGTATCTGGCTGCCAATCATCACGCCGTTCCATGACGGCGAGGTCGACCACGGCGCGCTCGCGCGACTCGCGCGTCACTATGCGGCGGCGGGTATCGCGGGGTTCGTCGCAGGCGCGACGACCGGTGAAGGCGTGCTGCTCGACGCGCGCGAACAGGACGCCGTGTTCGCGACGTTGCGCGATGCGGTGCCCGGCCTGCCGGTCGTCGTCGGGCTCACCGCGAGCGCGACGCACTTCGCGGCCGCCCGCGCACGCGAGCTCGCCGCGCTGCGGCCCGACGGGCTGCTCGTCACGCCGCCCGTCTACGTTCGGCCGACGCAGGACGGCATCCGCCGCCACGTGGAAGCGATCGTCGACGCGGCCGACCTGCCGGTCCTCGTCTACAACATCCCGTACCGCACCGGCGTGAACGTCGAACTGGAGACGCTGCAGGCGCTCGCGCGCGACCCGCGCGTCGCGGGCATCAAGGAATGCGGCGGCACGCTCGACCGAATGAGCCGGCTCGTGCACGACACCCCGCTCGCGATCCTTTCCGGCGACGACAACCAGAACTTCGCTGCGCTGTGTGCCGGCGCGCATGGCGCAATCGCGAGCAGCGCGCATGTGCTGCCCGAGTGGCACGTGCGCATCCATGCGCTGCTGCGCGACGGCCGGCTCGCCGACGCGCGCGAGCTGTCGGTCGCGCTGCAGCCGCTGGTCGCGGCGCTGTTCGCGGAGCCGAATCCGGCCCCGGTGAAGGCGGTGCTGGCCGCGCAGGGGTGGTGCGAGGACGGGTTGCGGCTGCCGTTCGTGCCGGCGAGCGACGGCTTGCGGGGCAGGCTGGCCGAAATTCTGGCCACGCTCGGAGCAATCGCGCCGGACAGCGCCGCCGCATAGGCCGCGACGCGACGCGCGGCTCGGACAATGGGCGCTGCTGACGAAGCGCTCATCCGCACGCCTGATCGCTCCATTCGGCCGATCGGCAGAGGCGTGCCGACGCATACCGAGCCGCTGCTTCGGAACGTTCCGTTACGCCGCAAGCATCGCCACTTCTGCCTGCGTCGCGTCCCGCACCGCCTGCGTGACGATCCGCGCGAGCCGCTCGACGGTCGGCGTCGCCGACGACGTGCGCCGCAGCAGCATCAGCGGCAGGCTCGGCAGTTCCGGCAGCCCGAACGACGCCGCGTCGAGCACGCGCACCGACGCGGGCAACCCATAATGCGAGCGCACCGTCAGCCCGAGGCCGGCTGACGCCGCGGCCCACAGCCCGGCCAGGCTCGGCGTCGTGAACGCGACGCGCCACGGCACGCCCGCGCGGTCGAGCGCGTCGGTCGCCGCGCCGAAGAACCGGCACGGCCGGTCGAACACGACGAGCGGCAGCGGCTCGGCCGACGCGCGCATCGCACGCAGACTCGCGTCGCCGTCGTCGCCCCCATCCGCCGGGCCGCCACCGTCCGGCATGCCGAAGCCCGCCGCGCCCACCGCCGCGATCCACTGCATCGGCACCTGCGCGATCGCGTCGCTGTCGATGCCCGCGCGCGACACGAGCGTCGCCGACGCCGGATCGCCCCACACCAGCGCGAGATCGAGCTGGTTCGCGTCGAGCCGCTCGAGCAGCTCCGCGTTGCGCGCGACGCGCGCCTCGATCCTCACCTTCGGATGCGCACGCGCGAAACGCCCGAGCACGTCGGGCAGGATCGCCTCGCCGAAATCCTCCTGCAGGCCGACCCGCACCCAGCCGTCGAGATTCACGCCGCGCACGGCCGCGGCCGCTTCGTCGTTCAGTTCGATCATCCGCCGCGCATAGCGCAGCATCGCGTCGCCGGCGTCGGTCAGCGCAAGCCCGCGCCCGGCCTTCACGAACAGCGGCGTGCCGGCCTGCTCCTCGAGCTTGCGGATCTGCGCGCTCACCGCCGACGACGAACGCGCGACGCGATCGGCAGCCTTCGCGAAGCTGCCGAGATCCACGCCCGCCACCAGGCTGCGCAACGCGGCGACGTCGAAGTTCGGTCGGGCCAGCGCGGCGTCGGGTGCCGCGAGTGACGCCGCGCCGTAGGCATTGTCTTGTCCGGACATCTCAACCATCCCGTTTTATCGAACGATTCATCAAAAACTTTCCGATTTTCAGGATGAATGTAGGTCGCCACACTGGCGATGTCAATTTCCGAACGGGCTCTGTCGCCATGGATACCTCCTGCCTCGCTTCCCCGTCCTCGCCCGCGCACGATGCGCGCGGCCCGGCCCATCGCTGGCGCGTGCTCGCGGCCGGCGTCGCCGCGAACATGAGCTTTTCCGCCGCCGCGGCCGGCATTCCGACCACCGCCGTGTGGATGCGCTCGGCCTACCACCTCGACAACGGCGCGCTCGGCCTCGTGCTCGGCGCGCTCGGCTTCGGCGTCGCGCTGTCGGAGCTGCCGTGGGGGATCGCCGCCGACCGTTTCGGCGACCGCCGCGTGTTGCTCACCGGCCTCGTCGCGACGGCCGCGATGCTGGCGCTGATGGTGATCACGATCGTCCCGAGCGCGCATGCGGTGCCGCCGCTGATGCGCGTCGTCGCGGCGATGTGCTGCGTCGGCCTGCTCGGCGGCAGCGTGAACGGCTCGAGCGGACGCGCGGTGATGCGCTGGTTCGGCGAGCGCGAACGCGGGCTCGCGATGAGCATCCGCCAGACGGCCGTGCCGCTCGGCGGCGGCGTCGGCGCGGCGCTGCTGCCGTCGCTCGCATCGCATGCCGGCTTCGCCGCGGTGTACGGTGCGCTGATGCTGCTGTGTGCCGGATCGGCCGCGCTGACGTGGCGCTGGCTGCACGAACCGCCCGACGCGCCGGCCGCCGCGCACGGCCCCACCGCGCACCGCCCCGCCACGCAGCAACCGCCGGCCGCGGCCGCAGCCGCGCGCAGCCCGCTCGCCAGCGGCCGCGTGTGGCGCATCGTGCTCGGCATCGGCGCGCTATGTGCGCCGCAGTTCGCGGTGCTCACGTTCGCGACCGTGTTCCTGCACGATTTCGGCCGGCTCGGCCTCGCCGGCATCAGCGCGGCGATGGTCGCGCTGCAGGTCGGCGCGATGGTGATGCGCGTCTGGAGCGGTCGTCATACCGACCGCCACGGCAACCGGCGCGCGTATCTGCGCGGGTCGGTGTGCGTGGCGGCTGGATCGTTCGCGCTGCTCGCGGCCGCGACCGCCGGCAGCCCGCACGTGCCGCTCGCCGCGATCGTCGCGATTCTCGTGTTCGCCGGTATTTGCGTGTCGGCATGGCACGGCGTCGCGTACACCGAACTCGCGACGCTCGCGGGCGCGAACCACGCGGGCACCGCGCTCGGGATGGCGAACACGATCGTCTATCTCGGGTTGTTCGCCACGCCGCTCGCGATTCCGCCGCTGCTCGCCGTCAGTTCGTGGAGCGTGGTCTGGCTCGCCGCCGCGCTGATCGCGGGCGCGACGTACCCGCTGTTTGCCCGCTAGCGGGGGCCGGCGCTGCGCCGGCTTGCCGAACCCGCACGGGCCCTCAGAACGTGTACACGGCCGACAGCATCGCCGAGCGGCCGTCGCCGAGCTCGACCGCGGACGATCGCGATTCGCTTCCCGACACCTGCCGCACGCGTTCGACATACGCACGATCGAACAGGTTGTCGACGTTCAGCTGGAAGCGCAGCCGGCGGCTCACCTCGTAGCCGGCCATCAGGCTGTGCACCCAGTACGCGCCAAGCTTGCCGTCGCCTTGCGACGTCACGTTGCGCCGGCCGACGAAGTGCGAACCGTAGCCCATCGTCCAGCCCGCCGGCAATCGATAGGTCGTCCACACGTTGAACGCATGCCGCGGCGTGTTGCCGAGCGCCTGGCCCCCGCGGCGCGGCGTGGCCGGCGAACTGAGCGTGACGCTCGCCAGATACGTGTAGTTCGCGAACAGGTCCCAGCGCGGCGTCACCTTGCCGGCGGCACCGAGTTCGACACCGCGCACGCGCTGCCGGCCCACGAGCGCGTAGCCGCCGTCGGCCATTCGTTCGCGCGCGTTCTTCTTTTCGGTCTGGAACAGCGCGCCGTTCAGCGCGATGCCCGCGAGCCCTTCCCATTTCGCGCCGAGCTCGAAGCTCTCGTTTTTCTCGGGGGCGAGCGCACCGGTCGCCGCGCTCACGCCGGAGCCGGTGGTCACGAGAAATTCGGCAGACGGGTTGAACGATGTGCCATAGGCGAAATACGCGCGGCCGTTGTCGGTCGGCTTGAACACGAGGGCCGCGCGCGTGCTCAGATGACGGTCGCCGCTGTCCGCGCGCTCGGTCGGTTTGCCGGCCGGCGTACTTTCCGCCCAGCCGTCGATCCAGTCGTGCCGCAGCCCGACGTCGACATCCCAATTCCGGCCGAGCGAGATCGTGTCGAACGCGTACAGCGCCTTCACGACGAGCGCCGTGTCGTTGCGCGCGCTGTCCTGGCGCCGCGCGGGCCCTTGCCAGATGCCCGGCGGCGCGGCGAGCGCGAAACCGTCGGCCGGATAGAACCGGTTGAGCCCGTACGAATAGGTCGTGCGGCCGTACGTTTCCCGCGAGATCTCGAAGCCGGTGACGAGCGTGTGCCCGATCCCGAGCGTCGCGAACTCGCTCGTGATGTTCGTCTGGTTCGCCCACATCGCGGTCGACGCATCGCGGCCGTAGCCCTGCGGCCCGGCCGGCTTGTAGCGCCCGGGCGGCAGCCCCTGCAGGTTCACGTGCGACGCGGAAATCACGGTGTCGCGATTCAGGTGCGCATAGCGGCTCAGGTTCTGCACCTTCAGGCTGGACGACACGTCGTGTTCGGCCTTCACGGTGAACGCGTCCGACGTGATGCGTTCGCGATCGAGATTGCGCCAGCCGAAATAGCTGTCGCGCGACACGCCGGCCAGCACCTGGCCGTTGTGCGCCGGCAGCCCGTAGTCGGGCAGGTTGTTGTCGTACTGGTGAAAATAGCCGAGCGTGACGCGCGTCGGCGTGCCGAGACCGAACGCCAGCGACGGCGCGACACCCCAGCGCCGCTTGCGGATGTCGTCGCGGCCCGGCACTTCGTTGACGTGCGCCATCGCGTTCAGGCGGAACGCCGCCCGATCGTCGGTGCCGGGCAGCGGCCGGTTCGCATCGAGCGTCACGCGGCGATAGCCGGACGTGCCGAGCATCGTGCCGGCCTCCGTGGACGCACCGGCCTTCGGCGTCTTGCTGACGAGGTTCACCGAGCCGCCCGTCGTGCCCGCGCCGCCGAATACCGAGTTCGGCCCCTTGATCACTTCGACCGCCTCGATGTTGAACAGGTCGCTGCGATTGTTCTGCGCACTGTCGCGCAGCCCGTCGATCTGCATGTTCGCATTCGCGCTGAAGCCGCGGATATTGAACATGTCGCCCGAACCGCCGCCGCCCTCTCCCGCGTTGAACGTGATGCCCGCGACGTTCGACAGCGCCTCGCGCAGGCTCAGCGCCTGCTGTTCGTCGAGCACCACGCGCGGCACGACGGTGATCGTCTGCGGCACGTCGAGCAGCGGCGTCGCATATTTGGCGGAGCCCGAGCGGTCGACGCGCGAACCCGCGTCGCGCTCGCCGTGAACGAAGATCGGGTTCAGGTGCGGCGCGTGCCGCGGCTCGCCCTCGTCCGCGCAGGCCGGCGCGGCCGCACAGGTCATCATCGCGAATGCGACGGACGCGCTCGCGCGGCGCGGCGGCGTCGCGCGCGACTGAATGCAACGGCTCATGTTCACTCCACTCCAATGTTGAGAATGATTCTCATTACAATGGAATGGGCGCGACACGGCAATTGGACACGTCCGAACTTCGTTATCCGAACGACTCGTCGGACGACTCGTCGGACGACCCGTCGAACGAAGCAGCCATGCCGCCGACCGGCCAGCCGCGGCCGCGTGTCAGACCTGCTCGCGCGCCACCGCGCGCCGAGCGGCCGGCCGCTCGGCCTCGCGCTGCGCATGCGCGGTCCACGCGGGATGCCGCGTCATGTCGAGCCCGATCGCGACGCCCCAGCGATACAGCACCAGCAGGAACGGATCGACGATCGAATGACCGCCCGGCTCGGCCCACGTGCGGCCGTCGGCGAGCGCGGCTTCGATCGATGCGTTCGCGGCGTCGATCAGCCCGCGCCCGTGCGCACTGATCGCACCGTGCAGCGCGGGATCGCCGATGAAGCGCCCCGGCCGCCACAGCGTGCCGTAGCCGACGCCGTGCACCCAGCCGACCAGCCACGCGAGCCATTCGTGGCAGCGCGCCTCGCGCAGCGGATCGTCGAGGGGCAGCAGCTGCGCGTCCGGATGGCGGCGCGCGAGATACGTGAGGATCGCGGGCGTTTCGGTCAGCACGCGCGGCTCGCCCGGAATCGCGAGCACGGGCACGCGCGCCTTCGGGTTGATCGCGAGATAGCGCGCGTCGAGATTCTGCCGCTCGCGCACGGACACGATCTCGACGTCGAACGGCGCGCCGGTTTCCTCGAGCGCGATGTGGGCGGCGAGCGAACACGCGCCCGGCGAAAGATAGAGACGATATGCGTTCATGGATGGCGTTGCCCGGTGGACTCGTTGAAAGACGGAACCGAGTGTAGGAGCGCGCGGCCGGCCGCCACAAACGATGAATTGTCGTGCTCGGGCATTAGTGCTACTAATGCGTGATGCGACGCATCCACCTTCCCCCGCTGCAGACGCTGCGCGCGTTCGAAGCCGCCGTGCGGCTGCAGAGCTTCACGCGCGCGGCCGACGAACTCGCGCTCACGCAGGGCGCGGTCAGCCAGCACATCCGCGCGCTCGAAGCGCAGCTCGGTCATCCGCTGTTCACGCGCGAGCGCAACGGCGCCACGCCGACGCATGCCGCGCACGCGCTCGTGCTGCAGGTGCGCCAGGGCCTGAGCGTGCTCGAACGCGCGTTCGAGCCGGCGCTCGCCGTGCGCGACCGCCCGCGCACCTGCGACGTCACGCTGAACGTGAGCGTGCTGCCGAGCGTCGCCGAGCGCTGGCTCGCGCCGCGCCTGCCGCGCTTCGCGGCCGCGCATCCGCACATCGCGATCGCGCTGCATCCGGACGCGGCGCTCGCGCCGCTGCGCAAGCGCGACCGCATCGACGTCGCGCTGCGCTACGGGCCTGGCACCTGGCCGGGCGTCGTCGCCGAGAAGCTGATGAACGAGACGGTCTTTCCGGTCGCGAGCCCCGCGTACCGCAATCGCGACGGCATCGCGCCGCGCACGCCAGCCGATCTCGTGCGCGCGACCCTGCTGCGCCACCCCGCGCAGCCGTGGGAACCGTGGTTCCAGGCCGCTCGCCTCGACCTCGTCGAATCCGCGCGCGCGCCGCGCTTCACCGATGCGAACGCGCTGATCGACGCGGCGCTGAAAGGACGCGGCGTCGCGCTCGCGCGCCGCTCGCTGATCGAACCCGAACTCGCGGCCGGCACGCTCGTGCGCGTGTCGACGGTGCGCGTGACCGACGTGTATGCGCACTACGTGGTGTGGCGCCCCGGCCATCCGCACGAAGCGGCGATCCGCACGTGGCTCGACTGGCTGCGCAGCGAAGTGCGGCGCAGGACGCCGCGACGCTGACGCGCTCAGGCCCGCGCCGGCATCGCCACCTTGTCGAGCGTGATCGGCAGATCGCGCACGCGCACGCCCGTCGCGTGATAGACGGCGTTGGCAATCGCGGCCGGCACGCCGGTGATCCCGATCTCGCCGATACCGCGGATGCCGAGCGGATTGAAGTGCGTGTCGCTCTCGTCGACGAAGGTCACGTCGAACTCGCCGATATCCGCGTTCACCGGCACGTGATATTCGGCGAGGTTCGCATTCGTGAAGCGGCCGTGCCGCACGTCGAGATGCGAACCTTCCTCGAGCGCCGTGCCGAGCCCCCACACCATCCCGCCGAGCAACTGGCTGCGCGCGGTCTTCGCATTGAGCACGCGGCCGACGCTGTACACGCCGACGATGCGCGGCACGCGGATCGTGCCGAGTTCGGCGTCGACGTGCACTTCCGCGAACACCGCGCCGAACGAGTGGGACGCGTAGCGCGACTTCTCGTCGCCCGGCTTCGTCGTCGCCTGCGCGTCGATCGGATGGCCGCCCGCCCGCGCGATCACTGCGGCGGCCGGATCGCGCCGCGACGGGTCGCCGCGATGCACGAGCCAGCCGTCGTCGACCGTCACGTCGTCGGCCGCGGCGCCGTGCAGCGGCGAGCCCGGATCGGCGATCGCCAGCGCGATCAGCTGCGCGCGCGCCTGCAGGGCGGCCTCGCGCACGGCCGGCGCGACGCTCGCCGCCGATTGCGAGCCGCCCGACACCGGCGCGCGCGGCAGGCTCGAATCGCCGAGCACGAAACGCACGTGTTGCGGCGCGAAGCCGAGCGCATCGGCGGCGACCTGCGTCATCACGGTGTAGGTGCCCGTACCGATGTCCTGCGTGCCCGACGCCACTTCGGCCGTGCCGTCCGGCAGGATGCGCGCACGCGCGGCCGCCTCGCTGCGGTTCGCCGGATACGTGGCGGCCGCCATCCCGAGGCCGATCAGCGTGTCGCCGTCGCGCATCGTGCGCGGCGCGCCGGTGCGGCGCGACCAGCCGAAGCGTTGCGCGCCGACGCGGTAGCACTCGCGCAGCTTGTTGCTCGACCACGGCTTGCCGTCCTGCGGATCGACCTCGGCATAATTCGCGAGCCGCAGCGCGACCGGATCCATCCCGAGCCGCCACGCGAGTTCGTCCATCGCCGATTCGAGCGCGAACGAGCCGGGCGTCTCGCCGGGCGCGCGCATGAACGTCGGCGTGCCGACGTTCAGCGCCACGATCCGGTGCGTGGTCGCCTGGTTCGGCACCGCATACATGATGCGCGACGGCATCCCGCACATCTCCGTCCAGTCCTCGAAGGTCGACGTGGTGACGATCGAGTCGTGGCGCATCGCGGTCAGCGTGCCGTCGTGGCGGGCGGCCAGCACGACGCGCTGTTCGGTGAACGGCCGGCCCCCGACCGGGCCGAACATCTGCGGCCGCGTCAGCGCGAGCCGGACCGGGCGACCGACCTGCTTCGCGGCCATCGCGCACAGCGACACGTGCGACCACGACGATCCCTTGCAGCCGAAGCCGCCGCCGAGGAACGGTGAAATCACGCGGACCTGTTCCGGCGCGATGCCGAAGACCGCGGCCACCGCGGTGCTCGCGCCGGACACGCCCTGCGTCGCATCGTGCAGCGTGAGCGTCGGCCCGTCCCAGTGCGCCATCGTCGCGTGCGGCTCGATCGGGTTGTGATGCTGCATCGGCGTCGTGTAGGTCGCGTCGATGCGCACCGCGCCTTCGCGCAGGCCGGCCTCGACGTCGCCGCGCTGCGTATCCATCGCGCGCCCCTGCTGCTTCGGCGGCACGCGTGCAGCGCCCTTCTCGCGCGCGAAATCGAGCGCGGCATTGCTCGCGCGATAGCGCACGCGCACCGCATTCGCGGCGTCGGTCGCATGCTCGAGCGTGTCGGCGACGACGACCGCGACGGGCTCGTTGCTGTAGCGCACCGCGTCGTCCTGCAGCAGCGTGAGCCGGCGCCCGGCGGGTGGCGACAGCGGCGGACGGCCGCCGTTCGGCAGCCGCATCGCATTCTCGTGCGTCATCACGAGCAGCACGCCCGGCATCGCGCGGGCACGCGCCGTGTCGATCGACTCGATGCGTCCCGATGGAATCGTGCTGGTCACGAGCACCGCATGCGCGAGCCGCGCATCGGCAAACTCGGCCGCATAACGCGCGCCGCCCGTCACCTTGAGTTCGCCGTCGACGCGGTCGAGCGGCTGTCCCGTCAACGTGTTCATGCGGCACCTCCCGTCGCGCCGGCGGCAATGGTCACCGCGCGCACGATCGCGCGCTGCGCGAGCGCGACCTTGAATCCGTTACCGTCGAGCGGCCGCGCATCGCGCAACTCGAGCGCGGCCGCCTCGCGCAGCGCGGCATCGGTCGGCGCGCGCCCCGCGAGGTGCCGTTCCGCGGCCGTCGCGCGCAGCGGCTTGTGCGCGACGCCGCCGAGCGCGATCCGCGCCTCCGCAATGCGCGGGCCGTCCATCCGCAATGCGGCGGCCACGGCCACCAGCGCGAACGCGTAGCTCGCACGGTCGCGCACCTTCAGATAGTGCGCATGGTCGGCGAAGCGCGGCGGCGGCAGGTCGACCGCGGTGATCAGTTCGCCGGGCTCGAGCGTCGTGTCGAGATCGGGCCGATCGCCGGGCAAGCGGTGAAACGACGCGAACGGAATCTGCCGCGCGCCGTGCGGGCCGCTGACCTGCACGACGGCGTCGAGCGCCGCGAGCGCGACGCTCATGTCCGACGGGTTCACCGCCACGCACTGCGGGCTCGCGCCGAGTATCGCGTGCATCCGGTTGTGGCCGCCGATTGCCGCGCAGCCGCTGCCCGGCGCGCGCTTGTTGCATTGCGCGAACGCCGGATCGTAGAAATACGGACAGCGCGTGCGCTGCATCAGGTTGCCGCCCACCGTCGCCATGTTGCGCAATTGCGCGGACGCGCCGGCGAGCAGCGCTTGCGACAGCAGCGGATAGTCGGTGCGAATGCGCGGATGGTCGGCCGCGTCGCTGTTGCGCACGAGCGCACCGATGCGCAGCCCGCCGCCGGGCAGTGCATCGACCGTGTCGAGGCCCGCGATGCGCGTGATGTCGATGAGCGCGACGGGCCGTGCGACGCCGCCCTTCATCAGGTCGAGCAGGTTCGTGCCGCCGCCGATGAACGCCGCGCCCGGCCGCTGCGCCGCGCGCACGGCAGCGGCGACGTCGGTGGCGCGTTCGTAGGAGATCGCTTCCATTGCGGTGCCCTCCGTCGGCTAGCCGCGCGCCGCGTGCGCGGCGCGCACGGCGGCGACGATGTTCTGATACGCACCGCAGCGGCACAGGTTGCCGCTCATGCGTTCGCGAATCTCGTCGTCCGACAGCTGCGCCGGGTGCCGCCGCACATCGTCGGTGACGGCGCTCGCGGCCCCGGACGAGAACTCGTCGAGCAGCGCGGTCGCGGAGCAGAGCTGGCCGGACGTGCAGTAGCCGCACTGGAACGCATCGTGTTCGACAAACGCACGCTGCACGGGGCTCAATACGCCGCCGTGCGCGAGGCCCTCGACGGTCGTGATCCGCTGGCCTTCGTGCATCACCGCG from Burkholderia ambifaria AMMD includes:
- a CDS encoding xanthine dehydrogenase family protein molybdopterin-binding subunit, which gives rise to MNTLTGQPLDRVDGELKVTGGARYAAEFADARLAHAVLVTSTIPSGRIESIDTARARAMPGVLLVMTHENAMRLPNGGRPPLSPPAGRRLTLLQDDAVRYSNEPVAVVVADTLEHATDAANAVRVRYRASNAALDFAREKGAARVPPKQQGRAMDTQRGDVEAGLREGAVRIDATYTTPMQHHNPIEPHATMAHWDGPTLTLHDATQGVSGASTAVAAVFGIAPEQVRVISPFLGGGFGCKGSSWSHVSLCAMAAKQVGRPVRLALTRPQMFGPVGGRPFTEQRVVLAARHDGTLTAMRHDSIVTTSTFEDWTEMCGMPSRIMYAVPNQATTHRIVALNVGTPTFMRAPGETPGSFALESAMDELAWRLGMDPVALRLANYAEVDPQDGKPWSSNKLRECYRVGAQRFGWSRRTGAPRTMRDGDTLIGLGMAAATYPANRSEAAARARILPDGTAEVASGTQDIGTGTYTVMTQVAADALGFAPQHVRFVLGDSSLPRAPVSGGSQSAASVAPAVREAALQARAQLIALAIADPGSPLHGAAADDVTVDDGWLVHRGDPSRRDPAAAVIARAGGHPIDAQATTKPGDEKSRYASHSFGAVFAEVHVDAELGTIRVPRIVGVYSVGRVLNAKTARSQLLGGMVWGLGTALEEGSHLDVRHGRFTNANLAEYHVPVNADIGEFDVTFVDESDTHFNPLGIRGIGEIGITGVPAAIANAVYHATGVRVRDLPITLDKVAMPARA
- a CDS encoding FAD binding domain-containing protein — encoded protein: MEAISYERATDVAAAVRAAQRPGAAFIGGGTNLLDLMKGGVARPVALIDITRIAGLDTVDALPGGGLRIGALVRNSDAADHPRIRTDYPLLSQALLAGASAQLRNMATVGGNLMQRTRCPYFYDPAFAQCNKRAPGSGCAAIGGHNRMHAILGASPQCVAVNPSDMSVALAALDAVVQVSGPHGARQIPFASFHRLPGDRPDLDTTLEPGELITAVDLPPPRFADHAHYLKVRDRASYAFALVAVAAALRMDGPRIAEARIALGGVAHKPLRATAAERHLAGRAPTDAALREAAALELRDARPLDGNGFKVALAQRAIVRAVTIAAGATGGAA